Proteins from one Desulfocurvus vexinensis DSM 17965 genomic window:
- a CDS encoding HD domain-containing phosphohydrolase, translating to MDGQDKGARGRTADGHGCPGAAQAELSAFQLYHLGKYAEIGMALSGEESVDRLLEMIVHEAREITDADAGTLYLVNAERTHLDFAILHNDTMKTRMGGTSGVPIKLPPVPLQVDGAPNHANVSSHVAITGDIVNIADVYESEEFDFTGPRKYDQATGYRSKSMLVIPLRNHENDVIGVLQLLNAQDVTRGGCIGEFADDRVALVASLASQAAAALTKTRLIQDLKDLFYSFIKTIANAIEEKSPYTGGHINRVVDITMLIARHINSMDEGPFADVHFNEDELEELKLSAWLHDIGKITTPEWVVDKASKLQTIYDRVDLVHQRFDLAAQALRAASLGRKVALLESGAPPRALHDEDQALEQGLQALLQDRAFVISCNEPGEFMSDERRERVRAIGERTFEVDGQPRRFLTDDEIANLCIRKGTLTDAERAIIENHARVTGRMLSELPFPKKLSRVPQYAAGHHEKLDGTGYPDGLDETNLSLQARIMAVADIFEALTAKDRPYKKPMPLSQAVKILGFMKKDRHIDPDVHDLFLSSKLFLKYAGQELAPAQFDAVTVNPALKGRRVLVASGRDTTALVALLGAWGACPETAQDCATARAMLLDAFRDCQPYRLAFVDLDQCEAGLLEELRATDGFPAYSVILLCDDPQARAAEARQAGAGACLALPVQEGPLREAVFAILEGHTFREGVNPALCLMGTAANRPRRSPGPAILLVDDSANTRMMLQYHLRHTDVTLDVAHNGRQGVDAVTRQVYDMVIMATRLPVMDGFSAARSIRTWERESGARPVPLVAMTLSYIPQDVSLSLEAGFTATVERPVTQARLRDLLARYLPA from the coding sequence ATGGATGGACAGGACAAGGGCGCAAGAGGCCGGACGGCGGACGGGCACGGGTGCCCCGGGGCCGCGCAGGCCGAATTGTCCGCCTTCCAGCTCTATCATCTGGGCAAATATGCCGAGATCGGCATGGCGCTCTCGGGCGAAGAGAGCGTGGACCGGCTTCTGGAGATGATCGTCCACGAGGCCCGCGAGATCACCGACGCCGACGCGGGCACCCTGTATCTGGTGAACGCCGAGCGCACGCACCTGGATTTCGCCATCCTGCACAACGACACCATGAAGACCCGCATGGGCGGGACCTCGGGAGTGCCCATCAAGCTGCCCCCGGTGCCGCTGCAGGTGGACGGGGCGCCCAACCACGCCAACGTGTCCTCCCACGTGGCCATCACCGGCGACATCGTCAACATTGCCGATGTCTACGAGTCGGAGGAATTCGACTTCACTGGGCCGCGCAAGTACGACCAGGCCACCGGCTACCGTTCCAAGTCCATGCTGGTCATTCCGCTGCGCAACCACGAGAACGACGTCATCGGCGTGCTGCAACTGCTCAACGCCCAGGACGTGACCCGGGGCGGGTGCATCGGCGAATTCGCCGACGACCGCGTGGCGCTGGTGGCCTCCCTGGCCTCCCAGGCCGCCGCGGCGCTGACCAAGACCCGCCTGATTCAGGACCTCAAGGACCTTTTCTATTCCTTCATCAAGACCATCGCCAACGCCATCGAGGAAAAATCGCCCTACACCGGGGGGCATATCAACCGCGTGGTGGACATCACCATGCTGATCGCCAGGCATATCAACAGCATGGACGAGGGTCCCTTCGCGGACGTCCACTTCAACGAGGACGAACTCGAGGAGCTCAAGCTCTCGGCCTGGCTGCACGACATCGGCAAGATCACCACCCCGGAATGGGTGGTGGACAAGGCCTCCAAGCTCCAGACCATCTACGACCGGGTGGACCTGGTCCACCAGCGCTTCGACCTCGCGGCCCAGGCCCTGCGCGCGGCGAGCCTGGGGCGCAAGGTGGCGCTTCTGGAATCGGGCGCCCCGCCCCGGGCCCTGCACGACGAGGACCAGGCCCTGGAGCAGGGCCTGCAGGCCCTGCTCCAGGACCGCGCCTTCGTCATCTCCTGCAACGAACCCGGCGAGTTCATGAGCGACGAGCGCCGCGAGCGCGTGCGGGCCATCGGCGAGCGGACCTTCGAGGTGGACGGCCAGCCCCGGCGCTTTTTGACCGACGACGAGATCGCCAACCTGTGCATCCGCAAGGGCACGCTCACCGACGCCGAGCGGGCGATCATCGAGAACCACGCCCGCGTCACCGGCAGGATGCTCTCGGAGTTGCCCTTCCCCAAGAAGCTCTCGCGGGTGCCGCAATACGCGGCAGGGCACCACGAAAAGCTCGACGGTACGGGCTACCCCGACGGCCTGGACGAGACGAACCTGTCGCTCCAGGCGCGGATCATGGCCGTGGCCGACATCTTCGAGGCCCTGACGGCCAAGGACCGGCCCTACAAGAAGCCCATGCCCCTGTCCCAGGCGGTGAAGATCTTGGGATTCATGAAGAAGGACAGGCACATCGACCCCGACGTGCACGACCTGTTCCTGTCTTCCAAGCTGTTCCTGAAGTATGCGGGGCAGGAGCTGGCCCCGGCGCAGTTCGACGCCGTGACCGTGAACCCCGCCCTCAAGGGCCGCCGGGTGCTGGTGGCCTCGGGGCGCGACACGACGGCGCTTGTGGCGCTGCTCGGGGCCTGGGGCGCTTGCCCGGAAACGGCGCAGGACTGCGCCACCGCGCGCGCCATGCTGCTGGACGCCTTCCGCGACTGCCAGCCCTACCGCCTGGCTTTCGTGGACCTGGACCAGTGCGAGGCCGGGCTGCTGGAGGAGTTGCGTGCGACGGACGGCTTTCCGGCCTACAGTGTGATCCTGCTGTGCGACGACCCGCAGGCCCGCGCCGCCGAGGCCCGGCAGGCCGGAGCCGGGGCCTGCCTCGCCCTGCCCGTACAGGAAGGGCCGCTGCGCGAGGCCGTTTTCGCGATCCTCGAAGGGCACACCTTCCGCGAGGGAGTGAACCCCGCCCTGTGCCTCATGGGCACCGCAGCCAACCGCCCGCGCCGCAGCCCGGGCCCGGCCATCCTGCTGGTGGACGACTCGGCCAACACGCGCATGATGCTCCAGTACCACCTGCGCCACACCGACGTGACCCTCGATGTGGCGCATAACGGGCGCCAGGGCGTGGACGCGGTGACCCGTCAGGTCTACGACATGGTCATCATGGCCACGCGGCTGCCGGTGATGGACGGATTTTCCGCCGCGCGCTCCATCCGCACCTGGGAGCGCGAGAGCGGGGCCCGGCCCGTGCCGCTCGTCGCCATGACCCTGTCCTACATCCCCCAGGACGTGAGCCTCAGCCTCGAGGCGGGCTTCACGGCCACGGTCGAGCGCCCCGTGACCCAGGCCCGGCTGCGCGACCTGCTGGCCAGGTACCTGCCCGCGTAG
- the fliM gene encoding flagellar motor switch protein FliM, with the protein MSKILDQDEVDALLRGLSGGEIEAEADIPEDDSGVVSFDLANQDRIIRGRMPVLEIVNDRFARLCTNALANAMRKRVDLNPISIDMSKFGDFMRSLPVPTSINIFKMDPLRGNALLVVDSRLVFALVENFFGGAGSQPKVEGRDFTPIEQAIVDRVVKIALSNMEDAWRPVHEVHIELTRSEINPQFAAIVPPSDVVIVVTFEVELENAIGSLIACLPYATLEPIRSKLHASFQSERLEVDHAWIARFKERLLETPVEMVIELGQTQITGRQLLNLEIGDILLLNTDTERLLEAEVEGVRKFYGLPGVVKGNKAFQVVREEEPRYT; encoded by the coding sequence ATGAGCAAGATTCTCGACCAGGACGAAGTCGATGCGTTGCTGCGCGGGCTTTCCGGCGGCGAAATAGAGGCCGAGGCCGACATACCCGAGGACGATTCCGGGGTCGTCAGTTTCGACCTGGCTAACCAGGACCGCATCATCCGGGGCCGGATGCCGGTGCTGGAGATCGTCAACGACCGCTTCGCCCGGCTGTGCACCAACGCCCTGGCCAACGCCATGCGCAAGCGCGTGGACCTGAACCCCATCTCCATCGACATGTCCAAGTTCGGCGACTTCATGCGCTCGTTGCCGGTGCCGACCTCCATCAACATCTTCAAGATGGACCCCCTGCGCGGCAACGCGCTTTTGGTGGTGGACTCGCGTCTGGTCTTCGCGCTGGTGGAGAACTTCTTTGGCGGCGCGGGCTCGCAGCCCAAGGTCGAGGGCCGCGACTTCACGCCCATCGAGCAGGCCATCGTGGACCGCGTGGTCAAGATCGCGCTGTCCAACATGGAGGACGCCTGGCGCCCGGTGCACGAGGTGCACATCGAACTGACGCGTTCGGAGATCAACCCCCAGTTCGCGGCCATTGTCCCGCCTTCGGACGTGGTCATCGTCGTGACCTTCGAGGTGGAGCTGGAAAACGCCATCGGCTCGCTCATCGCCTGCCTGCCTTATGCGACCTTGGAGCCCATCCGCTCCAAGCTGCACGCGTCCTTCCAGTCCGAGCGGCTGGAGGTGGACCACGCCTGGATCGCGCGCTTCAAGGAGCGCCTGCTGGAAACCCCGGTGGAAATGGTCATCGAGCTGGGGCAGACCCAGATCACGGGCCGCCAGCTGCTGAACCTGGAGATCGGCGACATCCTGCTGCTCAATACCGACACCGAGCGGCTTCTGGAGGCCGAGGTGGAGGGGGTGCGCAAGTTCTACGGGCTGCCCGGGGTGGTCAAGGGCAACAAGGCCTTCCAGGTGGTGCGCGAGGAGGAACCCCGCTACACCTGA
- a CDS encoding lysozyme inhibitor LprI family protein: MAVLVPASAGAGGVECGANLGPQDRVHCENLLLDAADAELNRVYREALAALDSRGADLLRTAQRAWLAYRDNNFEAFSAADPAQGLGGLADRVRDLRLQTKSRTQELERLAELAAGAHQTAPPAAGAPYAGQDAALAPASPPLGMTDPGQDPGRRDAAPDASPPGLPPGEAPPALPPALPAPASEPAPLPAPVPPDTPPDLPGPAPGTAVSSQDALRQLLGRHALRLQWLAAVPAGTAEIVERDGALWLSGRQGDGANMLLVEGQVASVAEDGFVLRGRVVTRVGFLGGGQPCERRGELWFARKAGRPFWRMQSIASPCTGVSDYVDIAVEHEP, translated from the coding sequence ATGGCCGTCCTGGTGCCCGCGTCCGCCGGGGCTGGAGGGGTGGAGTGCGGCGCCAATCTTGGCCCGCAGGACAGGGTCCACTGCGAAAACCTGCTCCTGGACGCCGCCGACGCCGAGTTGAACCGCGTCTACCGCGAGGCCCTGGCCGCCCTGGACAGCCGGGGAGCGGACCTGTTGCGCACGGCCCAGCGCGCCTGGCTGGCCTACCGGGACAACAACTTCGAGGCCTTTTCCGCCGCTGATCCTGCCCAGGGCCTGGGCGGGCTGGCCGACCGCGTGCGCGACCTGCGCCTGCAAACCAAGAGCCGCACGCAGGAGCTGGAGCGCCTGGCCGAATTGGCCGCAGGAGCGCACCAGACCGCGCCCCCTGCGGCGGGCGCGCCCTACGCGGGGCAGGATGCCGCCCTCGCGCCCGCCTCGCCACCCCTGGGCATGACCGACCCCGGGCAGGACCCGGGGCGGCGCGACGCGGCTCCCGATGCTTCTCCCCCGGGCCTGCCGCCCGGCGAAGCCCCGCCCGCCTTGCCTCCGGCGCTGCCTGCGCCCGCCTCCGAGCCCGCGCCGCTGCCCGCGCCCGTGCCCCCCGATACCCCTCCGGACCTGCCCGGCCCGGCACCCGGGACGGCGGTCTCCAGCCAGGACGCCCTGCGCCAGCTGCTGGGCCGCCATGCCCTGCGCCTGCAATGGCTGGCCGCCGTGCCCGCAGGCACGGCGGAGATCGTGGAGCGCGACGGGGCCCTGTGGCTCTCGGGCCGCCAGGGCGATGGCGCGAACATGCTCCTGGTGGAGGGGCAGGTCGCCTCCGTGGCCGAGGACGGGTTTGTGCTGCGGGGCAGGGTGGTGACGCGCGTGGGCTTCCTGGGCGGCGGGCAGCCCTGCGAGCGCCGGGGCGAGCTGTGGTTCGCGCGCAAGGCCGGGCGGCCCTTCTGGCGGATGCAGTCCATCGCCAGCCCCTGCACCGGGGTCAGCGACTATGTGGACATCGCCGTGGAACACGAGCCCTGA
- a CDS encoding metal ABC transporter solute-binding protein, Zn/Mn family — protein sequence MRMKFFFVVLAALALVAGALPARAAQGGPLRVLVTVEPQAWLVEQVAGPLAQVTVMVPPGADPHTFEPRPSQMAEVARGDLYLSLGLEFEAVWLPRFLAANPGLHVAAMDAGIVKLPMPAHGHEHPEAEAHGHEHPAGEAHGQDHGHDHDAGHPEGETHGHKHPEGAAHGHDHGHDHDAGLPDPHVWLAPELMQAMAATTRDALTQADPANAQAYAAGCEAAVAKARAVHDTIAALFAGLTERRFMVFHPSWGYFAKEFGLVQMPVEGHGSEPGPRAMIGLVAEARKHGVRAVFVSPQFSQRSAGVVAQELGGALVEADPLARDWDANLRAVAQRMARAMGQEN from the coding sequence ATGAGAATGAAATTCTTTTTCGTCGTACTGGCGGCCCTGGCCCTGGTGGCCGGGGCGCTGCCTGCGCGCGCGGCCCAGGGCGGGCCGCTGCGGGTGCTGGTCACCGTGGAGCCCCAGGCCTGGCTGGTGGAGCAGGTGGCCGGGCCGCTGGCCCAGGTCACGGTCATGGTGCCCCCGGGGGCGGACCCGCATACCTTCGAGCCGCGCCCGAGCCAGATGGCCGAGGTGGCCCGGGGCGACCTCTACCTGAGCCTGGGCCTGGAGTTCGAGGCCGTGTGGCTGCCCCGCTTCCTGGCGGCCAACCCGGGTCTGCACGTGGCGGCCATGGACGCGGGCATCGTCAAGCTGCCCATGCCCGCCCACGGCCACGAGCACCCCGAAGCGGAGGCGCATGGCCACGAGCATCCCGCGGGCGAGGCCCACGGGCAGGACCACGGCCACGACCACGACGCGGGCCACCCCGAGGGCGAGACCCATGGCCACAAGCATCCCGAGGGCGCTGCCCACGGGCATGACCACGGCCACGACCACGACGCGGGCCTGCCCGACCCCCACGTCTGGCTGGCGCCGGAGCTGATGCAGGCCATGGCCGCCACCACCCGCGACGCCCTGACCCAGGCCGACCCCGCCAATGCCCAGGCCTACGCCGCAGGCTGCGAGGCCGCCGTGGCCAAGGCCCGGGCCGTGCACGATACCATCGCGGCCCTGTTCGCCGGGCTCACCGAGCGGCGCTTCATGGTCTTCCATCCCTCGTGGGGCTATTTCGCCAAGGAGTTCGGGCTGGTGCAGATGCCCGTGGAGGGCCACGGCAGCGAGCCCGGCCCGCGCGCGATGATCGGGCTGGTGGCCGAAGCCCGCAAGCACGGCGTGCGCGCGGTCTTCGTTTCGCCGCAGTTCTCGCAGCGCTCCGCCGGGGTGGTGGCCCAGGAGCTGGGC